A region of Lycium barbarum isolate Lr01 chromosome 1, ASM1917538v2, whole genome shotgun sequence DNA encodes the following proteins:
- the LOC132600427 gene encoding protein Asterix — MSSQQTNDPRQPSTAKPYKQPPVAPQDLPIDYSGFIAVIFGVFGAMFRYKVCSWLAIIFSAQSLANMRNMENDLKQISMAMMFGIMGLMTNYLGVGPRGSKKT; from the exons ATGTCGTCACAACAAACGAACGATCCACGTCAACCGTCAACGGCGAAGCCGTATAAGCAACCGCCGGTAGCTCCACAAGATCTTCCTATTGATTATTCCGGTTTCATCGCCGTCATTTTCGGTGTCTTTGGTGCCATGTTTAGA TACAAGGTCTGCTCGTGGCTTGCTATAATATTCAGTGCTCAATCCCTTGCTAACATGAGGAATATGGAAAATGATCTTAAGCAGATCTCAATGGCCATGAT GTTTGGTATTATGGGTCTAATGACAAACTACTTGGGTGTTGGTCCCCGGGGAAGCAAGAAAACTTGA